The segment CCGACGCCGACCTGATGGTCTGGTGGCACGCCGAGGACTCCGACGACCTCCAGGAGGCGTACAACCGCTTCCGCCGCACCGGCCTCGGCCGCCTGCTGGAGCCGGTCTGGTCGAACATGGCGCTGCACCGCCCCGCCGAGTTCAACAAGTCGCACATCCCGGCGTTCCTCGCCGACGAGCAGCCCCGCGAGTACGTCTGCGTCTACCCCTTCGTCCGCTCCTACGAGTGGTACCTGCTCCCGGACGAGGAGCGCCGGGGGATGCTCGCCGAGCACGGCAAGATGGCCCGCGGCTACCCCGACGTCCGCGCCAACACCGTCGCGTCCTTCGCGCTCGGCGACTACGAGTGGCTGCTCGCCTTCGAGGCCGACGAGCTGCACCGGATCGTCGACCTGATGCGCGACCTGCGCCCCTCCCGGGCCCGGCTGCACGTCCGCGAGGAGGTCCCGTTCTTCACCGGCCGCCGCAAGCCGGTCGCCGACCTGCTGGCCGGCCTCTACTAGTGCCGCTCGGGACCGGCCGCACCGGGACCGGCCCGGCCGGTCCCGGCAGGGGCGGTCAGGAGTCGAGCGCGGCGCGCAGGCGCGGGTCGCGGACGGCCGCCGGGCCGGAGATGGCGACGGCGGTGAGCAGGTCGTCGTCGGTGGCGGTGGCGGCGGTGTGCCGGCAGGGCAGGGTGCGCAGCAGGGTCTGGCCGGCCGGGGCGGCCCAGGCGGTGTAGGCGTGGACGTCGACCCGGGCCATCAGCAGGGTGCCGCCGGTGAGGACCAGCGGCAGGGCGTACCAGGCGACGGCGGTGCGGGCGGTCTCGGCGTCGGTCCCGCTGAGCAGGACGGTGAGCAGCAGCATCGCGGCCGCCCCGAACAGCGCGTACCTGACCTGCCGGACCGCCCGCAGCGCGTGGTCGCGGACGACGGCGGGGGTGGCCAGCCCGGCCCGGGCCAGCCGGTCGCCGATGTCCCGGACGGTCGGGTGGGCGGCCAGCGCCGCCTTCAGCTGGGAGGTGCGGCACTGGCCCTCGGGGCCGATCGCGCCGATCAGGGCCCGCTCCAGGCGGCCGCGGCCCAGCGGGTCGACGACGGTGGTCCAGCCGGTGTGCGCGAGGTGCAGCCGGCCCACCCCGGCCATCCGGACCAGCGCCAGCTCGACCACCCGGGCGGGGCCGCCGGCCAGGTACGCGGTCTCGTAGAGGCCGACGCCCGGCGGGCGGCCGGCGACCCCCGCCGGGGCCCGCCCGGCGGCGGCGTCCGCGATCGCGGCGACCCGTACCAGGCGGAGGCAGGAGAGCACCGCGGCGGCACAGGACGGGACCAGCAGCAAGACCCACATGGTTTTTGTTCTAGTCCTGTGGGTGGCGGAAACGGAACGAATCTCCGTGCCGCGATACCGAACTGTGACGCGGCGGACGCCCGGCGGACACTCAGGAACCGCCGCCGCAGCCGCCCCCGCCGCAGCTCGACCCGCCGCCGCAGGAGTGCCCGCCGCCACCGCACGAGTGCGAGGACCCGCCGCAGGAGTGGCCCCCCGAGTGCCCGCCCGAGTGGCCCCCGGAGTGCCCGGACGCGCCGCAGGAGGAGCCGGACGAGCCGCACCAGGCCCCGGCGCCCGCCCCCGCCCCGGCCCCGGCCGCGGAGTCCCAGCCGCCGGACGACCCGGAGTCCCGCCCGGAGCGCCCGGAGCGCTTGCCGAGGGTGATGGTCACGGTCGAGGAGTACGGCCCGGTGAGCGCCTCGCGCAGCGCCCGGTGCTCGGGGTCGCGCAGCGCCGCGGCGCCGTCCAGGGCGAACGCGCCGACCAGCTCGGCGTGCTCGGCCGCCACCTCCCGGGGCCGCCAGGGCGTGCTGCCGCGGACCAGCTGGAGCTGGCGCAGGCCCGCCGGGGTGATCCGGCTCCGGCGGGGGCGGGTGACGACCAGGCTGACCACCGTGAACAGCACCAGCAGCGCGTAGCCCAGGAACGGCGGGAAGACGTTGTACCGGTCGGGCTCGCCCAGCCAGCGGAGGGTGTCGACCGCGCCGAACGCCACCGCGGCGGCCAGCGCCAGCACCAGCAGCCGCCGGGCCCGCCAGGCGGCCCGCAGCGCGGCCGGGTTCCGCAGCAGGCCGCGGGCGGCCAGCCCGTCGCCGGTCTTCTGCACCTCGGGGCTGCCCGTCACGGAGGCGCGCAGCACGGACAGGTCGCGTCCGGCCCGGCCGCCGGCGGCGGTGACCAGGACGCGCTCGACCGGGTCGGCCGTCCGGTCGTCGGTGACGGTGACCCGGCGGGCCCGCGAGACGACCAGCCGGCCCTCGCGCTCCATCCGGACCAGCGCGGTGTCGACCACCCGCGCGGGCCCGCCGGCCAGGAAGGCGACCTCGGACAGCGACTGGCCGCGCCCGGGCAGGCCCAGCGGGTCGGTGACCCGGCGGCTGCGCGCGTTGAAGACGGTGACGGCGGTGAGGGCGAGCGCGACCAGCGCGACCGCCAGGACGAACAGGTGGTTCGACATCCCCCGTGGTTCCTTTCGGCGTCGGTGGTTCGGGGTGCGGCTACGGGTGCGCGGGCGCGCTGCGGGCGCGGCGCGGCAGCAGCCGGCCCCACCGGGAGGCGGCGGGCCGCAGCAGGCGGCGCAGCGCGGGCTGCCAGCGGGCGGCGGGCTCGGCGGCCAGCGCCCACTCGGCGAAGGCCAGGGCGTCCGCGCGGTAGCCGCCGGTGAGCGGCCGGCCGGCCGCGTAGCGGGCGAACAGCGGGGCGAAGTCCGGGCCGAGCAGTTCGGGCAGTTCCGGCAGCAGGTGGCCGACGGTCTCCCGGCGCTTGGCGCGCAGGCCCTCGGCCTGCACCCGCAGCTGCTCCGGGTCGAAGCCGGGCGGCGGCGGGGCGGCGGCCACCAGGGCGGCCAGCAGCCGCTCCTGGCGGTGCGCCAGGTGGACCCGGGCGAGGGCGAGTTCGGCGTCGGCGCGGTCGCGGATCAGGTACTCGTGCTGCTCAGACACGGGCGGTCTCCCTGCGGTGGAGGTGCTGGACGCGGCGGATGGCGTCGAGTTCGGCGGACAGTTCGGCGGGCGGCGGGTACGCGCCGTCCCGTTCCAGCAGCACCCCGGGCGGGTCGGCCCGCGCGCAGAGCGCGGCCAGCACGTCCAGCACGGGCGCGGTGACCGGGTGGGCGTGGGTGTCGTGCCAGACGCCGTCGCGCTCGACGCCCCCGGCGACGTGCACGTAGGCGAGGGCGTCCAGCGGCAGCCGGTCGAGCTCGGCGGCCGGGTCGACGCCCAGGTTGACCCGGTTGGTGTGCAGGTTGGCGACGTCCACCAGCAGGCGGACGCCGGTGCGCTCGACCAGTTCGGCCAGGAACTGGGCCTCGGTCAGCTCGTCGTCCGGCCAGGCCAGGTGGGCGGCGATGTTCTCCAGCGCGAGCGGCACCGGCAGCTCCCGCTGGGCGATCCGGACGTTCGCGGCCACCACCTCCAGCGCCTCCCGGGTGCGCGGCACCGGCAGCAGGTGCCCGGCCTCCAGGCCGCCGGCCCGGACGAACGCCAGGTGCTCGCTGACCAGCGGCGCCCCCACCGCCTCGGCGACGCCCGCCAGCCGGGCCAGCCGGGCCGGGTCGGGCTCGGCGGCGTTGCCCAGGCCGAGCGAGACGCCGTGCGGGACGACCGTGACGCCGCGGGCGCGCAGCTCGGCCAGCGAGGGCGGCAGGTGGTCGGCGCAGACGTTCTCGGCGACCACCTCCACCCAGTCGAGACCGGGCAGCCGCTCCACCGCGGTGTCGATCTCGGGCCGCCAGCCCAGACCGGTGCCCAAGCGCGGAATAACGGACGAAGACATATTTCCACCCCCTTTCGCGGGGTTTTCCGGTCATGCGGGACCCCGTTGTCGAGGGTGTGTCCACGGCGGGCGGATGCCAAGCGGGACACCGGAAACTCAGAGCTGAACTTGAGCTTTCCGCTCCACTGAACGAACAGCCGGGCGGGTGGGGGAAATTCAGCAGCGCACGGACGGACTACTGGCTAACGTGACATGCCTATGACTTCGCAGCCGTACCGCATCCGACCGTTCACCCCCGCCGACGCCGACGGGGCCGCCGAGGCCTACCGGGCGGGCCGCCCGCACCTGGTCACCACCCCCGAGGTGGTCGCCTGGCAGAGCCGCCTGCCGCACTACCACCTGCTGGTCGCCGAGCTGGCCGGCCGGGTCGTCGGCACCGCCCGGTTCGGCCCGGTGACCGAGAGCACCACCCCGCACCAGGGCTTCCTCACCGTCAGCGTGCTCCCCGAGCGGCGCGGCACCGGCGCCGGCACCGCGCTGCTCGCCGCCGCCGAGCGCGAGCTCGCCGCCCTCGGCGTCCGGGACGCGCACAGCTGGGTCGACGAGACCCCCGAGGCCCTCGGCTTCGCCGCCGCCCGCGGCTACCGCAAGAGCGGCCGGGCCGGCCACTTCGGCCGCCTCGACCTGACCGCCCCGCTGCCCCCGCTGCCGCCCGTCCCGCCCGGCGTCGAACTGCGCACCGCCGCCGACTTCCTGGACGACCCGTACCCGATCTACCTGGTCGACATCGACGGCACCCGCGCCGAACCCGGCGACCTCGTCCTCGACGACCAGCCGTACGAGGGCTGGCTGGCCGAGATCTGGCAGCGCCCCGACCAGGACCACACCCTCACCGCGGTGGCCGTCGCCGACGGCGAGGCGGTGGCCTTCTCCGCCGCCCAGACCGACGGCCGCGGCGCCTACTGGTCGGCCTTCACCGCGACCCGCTCCAGCCACCGCGGCCGCGGCCTCGCCAAGCTCGCCAAGGCCCACTCGCTGCACCTGGCCAAGGCCCGCGGCCTGACCGCCGCCTACACCCAGAACGACGCCGGCAACGCGCCGATGCTCGCCATCAACGCCTGGTTCGGCTACCGCGAGTGCGCGACCGAGTGGAAGCACACCCGGTCCCTGAGCGGCTGACCGCGCGGCACCCCGCCCCCGTCCGGGGGAAGCCGGGGGAGCGGCGGTACGGGAACCGGGCCGGGCCGGGAACGAGGGC is part of the Kitasatospora setae KM-6054 genome and harbors:
- the hemQ gene encoding hydrogen peroxide-dependent heme synthase → MTESTEQPVKKKARDLNQVIRYTMWSVFKLKDALPEDRTALTAEVDALFEQLAAKDVVVRGTYDVSGLRADADLMVWWHAEDSDDLQEAYNRFRRTGLGRLLEPVWSNMALHRPAEFNKSHIPAFLADEQPREYVCVYPFVRSYEWYLLPDEERRGMLAEHGKMARGYPDVRANTVASFALGDYEWLLAFEADELHRIVDLMRDLRPSRARLHVREEVPFFTGRRKPVADLLAGLY
- a CDS encoding TIGR04222 domain-containing membrane protein, translating into MWVLLLVPSCAAAVLSCLRLVRVAAIADAAAGRAPAGVAGRPPGVGLYETAYLAGGPARVVELALVRMAGVGRLHLAHTGWTTVVDPLGRGRLERALIGAIGPEGQCRTSQLKAALAAHPTVRDIGDRLARAGLATPAVVRDHALRAVRQVRYALFGAAAMLLLTVLLSGTDAETARTAVAWYALPLVLTGGTLLMARVDVHAYTAWAAPAGQTLLRTLPCRHTAATATDDDLLTAVAISGPAAVRDPRLRAALDS
- a CDS encoding TIGR04222 domain-containing membrane protein, which produces MSNHLFVLAVALVALALTAVTVFNARSRRVTDPLGLPGRGQSLSEVAFLAGGPARVVDTALVRMEREGRLVVSRARRVTVTDDRTADPVERVLVTAAGGRAGRDLSVLRASVTGSPEVQKTGDGLAARGLLRNPAALRAAWRARRLLVLALAAAVAFGAVDTLRWLGEPDRYNVFPPFLGYALLVLFTVVSLVVTRPRRSRITPAGLRQLQLVRGSTPWRPREVAAEHAELVGAFALDGAAALRDPEHRALREALTGPYSSTVTITLGKRSGRSGRDSGSSGGWDSAAGAGAGAGAGAWCGSSGSSCGASGHSGGHSGGHSGGHSCGGSSHSCGGGGHSCGGGSSCGGGGCGGGS
- a CDS encoding GNAT family N-acetyltransferase; this encodes MTSQPYRIRPFTPADADGAAEAYRAGRPHLVTTPEVVAWQSRLPHYHLLVAELAGRVVGTARFGPVTESTTPHQGFLTVSVLPERRGTGAGTALLAAAERELAALGVRDAHSWVDETPEALGFAAARGYRKSGRAGHFGRLDLTAPLPPLPPVPPGVELRTAADFLDDPYPIYLVDIDGTRAEPGDLVLDDQPYEGWLAEIWQRPDQDHTLTAVAVADGEAVAFSAAQTDGRGAYWSAFTATRSSHRGRGLAKLAKAHSLHLAKARGLTAAYTQNDAGNAPMLAINAWFGYRECATEWKHTRSLSG